A genomic stretch from Corynebacterium terpenotabidum Y-11 includes:
- a CDS encoding helix-turn-helix domain-containing protein, whose protein sequence is MTPRPSLIPGAGSHRPHHRTVDRISVILEAVARSTVPMGLSEIAAAADAPVSSTQSLVNGLAASGYLDEVDRGYRLGLAPYFLATLAGIRPVDQVTHQMLETVVAGTGAVAVVAVLVGGSVFYVDYAVDDPDYAYLAQNRLRRSPLETSAGWVLLSGRDVEETWRQLSLDEDAGSDRDLVNAFEKAYPDIRATGECAAPGVASNGADGVAVSVTDRGQVVAAVSLIAREEHIRLHAGELLARLREQRGQWDR, encoded by the coding sequence ATGACGCCACGTCCTTCGCTGATTCCCGGTGCCGGTTCGCACCGACCCCACCACCGGACCGTCGACCGGATCTCCGTGATCCTGGAGGCCGTGGCCCGGTCGACGGTTCCCATGGGCCTTTCCGAGATCGCCGCGGCGGCAGATGCGCCGGTCAGCTCCACGCAGTCGCTGGTCAACGGACTCGCTGCCAGCGGATATCTCGATGAGGTGGACCGTGGTTACCGGTTGGGGTTGGCACCGTATTTCCTGGCCACACTGGCCGGGATTCGGCCGGTGGATCAGGTCACGCACCAGATGCTGGAGACGGTCGTGGCGGGGACGGGCGCGGTGGCGGTGGTGGCGGTTCTCGTCGGTGGCAGTGTCTTCTACGTTGACTATGCCGTCGATGATCCCGACTACGCGTATCTGGCCCAGAACCGTCTGCGTCGTTCGCCGCTGGAGACGTCCGCCGGGTGGGTCCTGTTGTCCGGCCGTGATGTGGAGGAGACGTGGCGGCAATTGTCCCTCGATGAGGACGCCGGCTCCGATCGGGACCTGGTGAACGCGTTCGAGAAGGCTTACCCGGATATCCGGGCGACCGGGGAGTGTGCGGCTCCGGGGGTGGCCAGCAATGGTGCGGATGGTGTGGCGGTGTCGGTGACGGACCGTGGCCAGGTGGTGGCGGCGGTGTCCCTGATTGCGAGGGAGGAGCATATTCGGTTGCACGCCGGGGAACTGCTGGCCCGGCTGCGGGAGCAGCGGGGGCAGTGGGACCGGTGA
- a CDS encoding acyl-CoA dehydrogenase family protein — protein MTTTPLGFIDFESLLTDEEQMLRDAVADFGARELSPHVADWFENATLPAKELAPKFGELGVLGMHLDGYGCAGTSAVSYGLACMEIEAVDSGLRSFVSVQGSLAMFAIHHWGSEEQKETYLPKMAAGEFIGCFGLTEPDAGSNPASMKTRAERDGDDWVLNGTKMWITNAPVADVAVVWAKTVDGFAGFILEKGDAGFTTPEIHRKLSLRASVTGEIVLDDCRIPDSRRLPGVSSLRGPLSCLNEARYGIVWGALGAARDALATAIDYTNTRQVFDRPLSAFQLTQAKLADMTVELDKSVLLALQIGRLKDAGTLSAHQVSVGKLNSTRIALEITRECRTLLGASGITLEYSPLRHANNLESVLTYEGTAEMHQLIIGKELTGEQAFR, from the coding sequence ATGACCACGACCCCCCTCGGCTTCATCGACTTCGAATCCCTGCTCACCGACGAGGAGCAGATGCTCCGCGACGCCGTCGCCGACTTCGGCGCCCGCGAACTCTCCCCGCACGTCGCCGACTGGTTCGAGAACGCGACCCTGCCCGCGAAGGAACTCGCACCGAAATTCGGCGAGCTCGGCGTCCTCGGAATGCACCTGGACGGCTACGGCTGCGCCGGAACCTCCGCCGTCTCCTACGGCCTGGCCTGCATGGAGATCGAAGCCGTCGACTCCGGCCTGCGCTCCTTCGTCTCCGTCCAGGGCTCCCTGGCGATGTTCGCCATCCACCACTGGGGATCCGAGGAACAGAAGGAGACCTACCTGCCGAAGATGGCCGCCGGCGAATTCATCGGCTGCTTCGGCCTCACCGAGCCGGACGCCGGTTCCAACCCCGCCAGCATGAAGACCCGCGCCGAGCGCGACGGAGACGACTGGGTGCTCAACGGTACGAAGATGTGGATCACCAACGCCCCGGTCGCCGACGTCGCCGTGGTCTGGGCGAAGACCGTGGACGGTTTCGCCGGATTCATCCTCGAGAAGGGGGACGCCGGCTTCACCACGCCGGAAATCCACCGCAAACTGTCACTGCGGGCCTCGGTCACCGGCGAAATCGTCCTCGATGACTGCCGGATCCCCGACTCCCGCCGACTGCCCGGCGTCAGCTCCCTGCGCGGCCCGCTGTCCTGCCTCAACGAAGCTCGCTACGGCATCGTCTGGGGCGCCCTGGGCGCCGCACGGGACGCCCTCGCCACCGCCATCGACTACACGAATACCCGCCAGGTCTTCGACCGTCCGCTCAGTGCCTTCCAGCTCACCCAGGCCAAGCTGGCCGACATGACCGTGGAGCTCGACAAGTCCGTCCTGCTGGCCCTGCAGATCGGTCGGTTGAAGGACGCCGGGACGCTCTCCGCGCACCAGGTCAGCGTCGGCAAGCTGAACTCCACCCGCATCGCCCTGGAAATCACCCGCGAATGCCGCACCCTCCTCGGCGCCTCCGGCATCACTCTGGAGTACTCCCCGCTGCGTCACGCCAACAACCTCGAATCCGTGCTGACCTACGAGGGAACCGCCGAAATGCACCAGCTCATTATCGGTAAGGAGCTCACCGGCGAGCAGGCCTTCCGGTGA